TATTACCATAACTGATCGGGAAACTTGAAGTTGCTATGTTTTCTTTATGTATGCATGGTTTATTTTCTCTTGTAAGAAATAGATTCTTTCATATGCATATTACTCCTTTTAGTTGGGGATTTATTTTAGTGCTCAACTAGTAGTCCTTGGAATATtcatttgagcgggacaaactggaaatttagCGAGCCAAATTGGAAaataagcgggccaaactggaaaatgagcgggacaaactggaaaatgactgaaaattgagcggacaaacatgaaaatgagcaggacaaattggaaattgagcgggacaaacaggaaattgagtgggccaaattggaaattgagtgggccaaactgaaaattgagcaagccaaactggaaattgagcgggccaaaattgagcgggccaaattggaaattaagcgggcaaacatggaaatgaacgggacaaactagaatttcagcgggccaaattggaaatttagcggaccaaacttgaaattaagctgaccaaactggaaattgagtgggataaactggaaattgagcgggccaaacatgaaattgagcgggacattgaatgaatttcagcgggccaatttgaaaattgagtggaacaaactggaaattgagcgggccaaactggaaattgtggAAGTTGCAACTTGCTCACTGTCAAATTGCCCTGGGTATACTTCTAAATTCAAATCAGCCATTTGAAACTAGTGAGGTACTAACAGCAACTAGGTTGCGGTGCTGAGTTGTAGTCAATGGGTAACAGGCAGTGCAGTAATGTGATTGTCTTGGTATGCTTCCCATATCCACCAATTCATCCTTTTTCTTGTtacacttttcttttttcttatatagGTGTAGATTCTACCAAAGAAAGCAGCTGCTTTACGGGCCATTTATATCTCAAATTATCATGCCTTAATCTTTTGTAACTTTTCCTCGGTACTGTCACGTGGTTGATTGAAATGTTCTTTTGCCATTTTCCCACATATGTTGGCTTCACTTGACTTTCTTAACCAAATGtaccttttcttttgtgtttcttttcttttctgctcaatttttttgttttctgaCATTCCTCTTAATTTCCTTTGTTCCATTGTCATCTTTGTATCATCGTGTAATTGTCCAGCCTTAGTTTAATGCTCCAGTGCTCCTGGCAACTTGGTTTTACACAATAGATTTGAACAAGATCCTTATGCTTGTGTCAAATACTCAGCCTATCATATCAGTGCCAATATATTACAACataagaaattaagtgaggcaacatAAGAAATTTAGTACGACAAACTGAAAATGAGCGAGGttacttagaaattgagcaagacaaccaAAAGATTATTGCATGAGAGAAAATATATTACAACATATATCATACaaaacactaaataaattacaaagtatgctacacATCAGGTATGGGAAACTTGCACGTCCGACGATTATGTCCGGATTGTTTGCATCGACCGCACTTTAATGTTTTTGATTCTTCTCCACGTGAGGGAATTCTTAACTTTTTTGGTCTTCCAGATGGCCTCTTCTGTCCCGGGGGTTTAATTTTCGCACAGTACTCCTTGAAGCCATCTGTAATCTCCCATTCGCTCAtgtcacgtactgggtacaccgattcgTTATATGTGCTCAAGTAATTTTGCGTTGTGTAGAATGGGGAGCAGTACgagtaatgaggaagattgtAATTTATACATGAGGACAGGGCATGCATACAAGGGTACCCCTTCATGTCAAACtcacgacatgtacatgaaagcgagctgagcttgactgtatcattataattTCCCACGACGtagtactcatctcgagaaatcGGATGACAGCGAACATCTCGCGCCTTCTGTATAAGATCCTTCAACTGTTGctccgcccatggtgtcaacGGACCGACAAATGAGGctgcagattctcttctcttgtaaaACAATTCTTGTATCTTACATCTTACGGCCTCTATCAATTTAGTAACAGGGTATTCCCGCGCTTCTTTGAAGAGGGCGTTAACACACTCAGATATATTTGTggtgaccaagttgaatcttttaccTGTAAAGTGCGACGATGCCCATCTTTCGTAGTcgatttctgtcagccatgcatgtactgaggggttggccatttcaatatcatgcattaatttttcaaattcaGCCCTCCTGTAAGTCTTAACTGCCCGCCAGTAGTATATCTCCAATGACTTGTCtttaaaggtgtccaccaagtttctataAATATGGTACGCACAATACCCATGAATTGCATGTGGGAAtacttggggaacctctttcattaaacctttatgtcGATCGAAAATAATCACAAGACCCTCCAGATACCCTAACGCATCGTtaaggtaggtaaggaaccaattccaactcatGTTGTTCTCcgattccccgatgccaaacgcAATTGGAAATATacgattgtccccatctaaggccgtggcgatgaatagaacacccttgtatttaccctttaagtgtgtcccatCAATGGCTAATACCCTCCGCATAGAATTCTGAAAACTTCGAACGCATTGTCCGAGCGCTACAAAACACCTCTCAAACCTCCAAGTCTCTTGGTTAACGAGCACGGCAGTCACCGTCCCTGGGTtgaccatcctcaactcatgcaaatacagggggagttgattgtaagagtcttcgtaagaccccatcacctgtttaattgcaagctccttagctttccatgccttcctataactgataagaatattatatttctcttgcacagcgaagataatatcacgtggcctcaaacCTAACCGTTGCTCAATGCGGCTAACAACCAGATCACAcgctaacttactgcttgcttgccggtgatcactcttcatccacgacatgccgcaCGTGTGTTCTGACGTATAATTCCGTATCTTGAATATCCCGGTATCATTCAACCGACTTGCGTCAACCCTCCAGTTGCATTTATCTTCAAAGCACACCACGCTAAATCTGCtagaatttgagtacagtaccTTATACAGGAATTTAttgcgaattgcaaattggcttaGAACATACTGGCatcgactcttgtccttaaatgtttgtTCAACAGCTATATCGATCGGTTCACCCAACGAATCTGTATATTCTAGCAGTGTTGCATTGGTGAATGCATCATCATCAAATGGCACGGGAACTTGACGAGTGATGAAGTTTCCGCTTTTAGCAAGGTTTGAAAGCG
This DNA window, taken from Magnolia sinica isolate HGM2019 chromosome 14, MsV1, whole genome shotgun sequence, encodes the following:
- the LOC131224948 gene encoding uncharacterized protein LOC131224948 gives rise to the protein MAPPLATTADMPSSSTTRAVRVSDTALSNLAKSGNFITRQVPVPFDDDAFTNATLLEYTDSLGEPIDIAVEQTFKDKSRCQYVLSQFAIRNKFLYKVLYSNSSRFSVVCFEDKCNWRVDAIHAWLTEIDYERWASSHFTGKRFNLVTTNISECVNALFKEAREYPVTKLIEAVRCKIQELFYKRRESAASFVGPLTPWAEQQLKDLIQKARDVRCHPISRDEYYVVGNYNDTVKLSSLSCTCREFDMKGYPCMHALSSCINYNLPHYSYCSPFYTTQNYLSTYNESVYPVRDMSEWEITDGFKEYCAKIKPPGQKRPSGRPKKLRIPSRGEESKTLKCGRCKQSGHNRRTCKFPIPDV